Genomic window (Ailuropoda melanoleuca isolate Jingjing chromosome 7, ASM200744v2, whole genome shotgun sequence):
TTCCAAAACACCTCTGGCTCATCCACAGGTTCTAATATTTTCAAGGGTGTTGACGGCCAAACTCAAGTCCAGCAGACGATAACCCTCTGCGTGTGGGGCTGCAGGAATGGATTCTACCATAGGCAACGGGATCTTCATTCTGTCCCCTTTTATTAATGGAAAACGCTGTGAGCAGCTATTTAAAAAACCACTTAGCGTAAACCACGAATCATTTTGTTAATGACCATCCTTCATCGGATGGCACCCATTTTCCGAATGAGAAAATATCCACGTTCCTAAAGTTAGCTAATTAGTTAGCTAATActacaaatataaatgaaagggTTTGCAGACCATGGAGGTGCTGAGTAGTTAGAGTGAACCCGTCTGAGactaaaataatctttctttgtgTCCCCAGGGTGAGTAGGCACCCAGTGAATGTGGAATTGATTTGAATTCAGCCTTTGGAGAGACATCGGACAAGCAAAGCCTTTTCCCCCTAAATGAACTACTTTCTGAAGCACGGAAGCATGCTCCTTCTTCCCTCGCAAATCTTTGCATCTCATTTACTCCTTTTAGGAGACCAGCGCGTTCTTAAGCATTCCctcactgcatttttaaaaccagTGCACTAATTTCGGCCACGGAGAGAATGCCTGGGACACAGAAGTTTTGACTTGAGTCCTACTGGACACGCTCCGCTGGCCCTTTCTGAACGGTACACAATAGAAGGACTGAACAAATTCACCTGGGACAACTTCAGCACAATACACCTTTCAATAAACAAGCTTATGACaggagtaaaataaatacatgacagGGAGTTTCCGCAAGTGGTCGAGGCTTTTAGAATAGTTCATCTCTTGGATGAACTTTCAAATCCGCCAGATGCCCTAAGGCGCAGTGGACAGGTCTGAAGACCCCTGGTTACAAGAGTTCCGTTCAGTGGAGAAGAAGGTGAGTGGGGTCACTCTGGCCTCTTCCACGCACAACCTCTTCCATGCTGCACGCTGTTTGGTGCGCGTGCAAACGCagacagcattttattttctccctgggGTGTGAGTTCTGATCCTGGAGGCACACTGGTGTTGTTGATAAAATTATCCCCATCTGCCAGCAAACATTGTTCTAGAAGAAGGTTGAAGGAGCATTGTCTTATCAGGCTGGTTTTATAGTTACTGAGaaaccttttctttctgctttaagTAAAGGGTAATTCCTCCGTCTCAGATGCCCTTTCCCCAAGGCCATCTGCTGTCCGCCCACCCTCTTTCAGGACGCGTTCAGGCTTCACTTCCTTTATGAAGACTCTTCTGAATCAGGTGGAGGCCACCacacccttccctctgctcccgcGGAGCCCTGTGCTCACTGCTGAGAAGCTGAAGGCTTTAGAGCCCTAATCTCCTCACtgagaaaccagaaatcaattttcattttatataactCAACAAATATGGATCGAGTGCCACTAGACCAATCGTCCTGCCCAGAAGCCCCATCACACACCTTCCTGCCTCTGCAGTCTCCTGGCAACGACGGTTAGAGTGATTTGGGTGCCAAGTTTGCTTTTAGACCCATTCGTGAAGGTCTCCTGCAACAGGCAGCACTGACCATAGGGGCCATCGTGCTGGAGGTCATTGCCCATGTCATGCTGACCACATGCTCTCTGACTGCACAGAAGGCTCGGAGCGAACATGTCATCCCCACGAGCTCATTTGATACTGGGAAACACGTTGGTGGATTCCTACTTTATAGACAGTCAACTGAGGCTAAGAGCAGAGATATCCCTCCTACCCTCCTACTTTATAGACAGTCAACTGAGGCTAAGAGCAGAGATATCCCTCCTACCCTCGGCATATCAGCGCAGGAAATCATGCAGATTAGAGAGTATGAAGTCACTAAAGTGCAGGAGGGACCTTCTTAATGTCCAGCCTCTCCTCCAGGGGGGAAGCCTGGGCCAGGCTGATTAGCTCATCCCATATTGAAATCCCTTGaatattttaagaggaaaatacCCAGATAACACTCTGCATATAAAACTGTGAGCTACACCTCGAAGCCGATCTAAGTTAACTTGTCTAGATTTGGTGATTGACTATTTTCCCCTCTTCCGGAGAATAAATCTGCTGTCTCTTGGCATCGATCAGGTTTGTTATAGAATTGGTCTAGTTGGCTAGAAATCTGTCTTCGAGTTTCTTGAGTGACCTAATCAGCTGGATATCTTGTGCAGTCAGGAGAGCTTCAGAAATCTTACATACTAGTGTCAGATGAGATATTTTTTTAGGACTTGGAGTTAGTCCAAGTACGTTGGACTTGGAGTCTATTGAGTGATATTTGACGAGGAGCCACAGAGTGGAATTCATTTAAGTTTTGAATGGAGTTTGTCTTATTCTTCATAGAATCTTCTGGGTTAAGGTAGTGCCCAGAATGTAAAAGGTGATCAAGAAAACTGtgctgagtattttatttttgatatgcACATGAAACACTTGCTTGTTTTCATGCCTGTGTACATAATAAAAGGAGAGGTTGCTTTTCTCATTTGCCATAGATGGCATGAAAaccaattccttccttccttccttccttccttccttccttccttccttccttccttccttccttctttccttctttcttccttccttcttctttctttctttcccttccttccttccttccttccttccttctttccttccttccttccttccttccttccttccttccttccttccctctttcttttaaatgttcatgGGAAATACCagcattctttttcctttccttttcttttcttttcttttcttttttttctcttctttctcttctcttctcttctcttctttttaaaaaaacaaggcatTAAAGTATGTGCTTGGAGAAACAGATGAAGGATTTTGCTCTAGGGTTTACACCATTTTCTAgggctttggatttttttcaaggCCTACTGAACTGAAGCAAATGTTTCATGATCAAATCACACAATAATTGGGCCCACTGGTGACCAATGTGTGGTTCGGAGGGGTGGAAATGTTCCAAGTAGACCTCCATTCGTTTGGTGATCAGTGTCTCAGTGTTTAGAAACTCACCCCTTTTCCAGACAACCACGGTCCTATGTCTGCTCTGTTCTGCCTTTTTCTGGTTAAGAGTCTCACCAATAAGGCATATAAAGTATGAAATTTTGGGCCTCAAATTTCATAGCTAAGCCACTGTTTCTGTGGAatgctcaaaacaaaacaaaacaaaacaaacccttgTTATCATTACATATGAGTGAAGAAAATTAGGAACTACGAGGCAGAGGACTTCACATGAGGATGCCCACCTTGCCCTTATAGCAAGAAGGCTCCAAAGAAGGTTTTATCTTCTTTCGTGTAATCCACCAAAGAGATGTCACTGACGTTCACCATCAGCTTGTCCCCTTCCTGCAAGGAGAACATGGCCCCTAGGTAGATGGGTTGGAACCAGTTGCTGCCTACTTCACACACGGACTTGGTCCCCATTAGGAGCTGGGTCGGCTCGGGGTAGCTGTCTGTTACCTTGGTGATGACCACGATGATGGAGTCTGGCTTGTTCGGTCGGTTCCCTTGGCGGATTTCACCACACTCAGATGTGGTCCCTCGGAACGTGACCTGGGAGTAAACAAAGTAGTCTCCCGACTCTGGGATCACCAGGAATTTATTTGTATAGTTCATCCGGTTCTTGGTAAAGGCCAAGCCAAGTTCATGTTCCCAATGCAGAGCCGGAAACTGATTTTTCAAGGGCTGTGTGGGACTTTGCCTGACAACTGCAAAGACAAGAGAGAATTTGCTCATGTCAGAACCTGGGGACTTTGTCAAAAAGAGTCTCCTATTATTTTCAGAGTGAAGTGATTGAGTAAAACCAACAGCTAACAAGTCCTTGAGGAGGAATGAGCGGAGGAGACATAAGCGCACACACGCTTTTGTTCAGAGAGGACCATCTTAGGGGCAAATgactttgcctctctgagcctgtttctttcctGATAATTTAGAATTTTACCTGAGCTCTGTGATCCTGGAAAACAGGGGAGGTTAAGAAATCTCACTCTtttgtgtttcagaaaatagGCCACCGCGATGGGGGTCATTCTCCAGATGACTTAAGTGAATGTGGTGGATGCCCCTCCTGGGGTCCCTCTGACAAGACCAGCCAGC
Coding sequences:
- the TNFSF15 gene encoding tumor necrosis factor ligand superfamily member 15 isoform X1: MAENLGLGFGETASVEMLPVEGGCTPKARARLAARSSAHWALTCCLVSLPILAGLTTYLLVGQLRAQGDACVFQTSKGQEFGPSHQRSYASSGAGGDKPRAHLTVVRQSPTQPLKNQFPALHWEHELGLAFTKNRMNYTNKFLVIPESGDYFVYSQVTFRGTTSECGEIRQGNRPNKPDSIIVVITKVTDSYPEPTQLLMGTKSVCEVGSNWFQPIYLGAMFSLQEGDKLMVNVSDISLVDYTKEDKTFFGAFLL